In the genome of Peromyscus eremicus chromosome 1, PerEre_H2_v1, whole genome shotgun sequence, the window acaggaagctgggtgggggagacactgccagccgccaccatgacaagccgcatgtgaagatgctggtaagccacgagccatgtggcaaggtatagattaatagaaatggattaatttaagctgtaagaacagttagcaagaagcctgccacggccatacagtttgtaaccaatataagtctctgtgtttacttggttgggtctgaatggctgtgggactggcaggtgagagagatttgccctgaccgtgggccaggcaggaaaactctagctacaccgaCCAAAGTaagtgaaaatataatttaaaaaatctagcaCTTAATTCTCAGTTCCACAAATAAATAATCTAAGACGCAATTGCTAGAGCAAGTAACATAACCATCTTTAAACAGAATAATCAAACCTTTGCTGATCTCTACATTAGGCAGGTTGAAGATATCAAGGTCCATCGTCCCTTGGTTAGTCCCATCGGAGAGGTCTAAAAGGATCAGCTTGTCTGCAATGCCCTGTGTGAAAAAATTAGAACAAGAGCAGCATTCCACAGACATAGCCAGCTCCTCAATATGAGTTCACTGAGAAAGACCAAAGGAAGCCTCCTGAACTACTTGAGAATGAAAAGTAACACAATAGCAATGAAGGAGGTGTGCAACAAGACACTATTATGTGAGGGACACTACCCTCAGGCTTGACTACTGACTAGCAGACCTAACATGGCTTACTCAGGAGGCAAACTATATCTTCTTCTAATGGAATGAATGACAAAGGGGACATGGTGTACTAGTTAGATATGCTACTGTTCCTCTTGAGTCAGATATTTGCTGTAGTATCTGTgactgttattgtttgtttgttcgttctttctttctttctttctttctttctttctttctttctttctttctttctttttcttttttctttgaagtttttctgagacttggtttctctgtgtagtcctggctagccttaaactcacagagatccacctgcctctgcctctctggtgctggattaaaggcatgcgccaccacacccagcttagtatctgttcttttttgttgttgttgttgttgttggttttttcaagacaaggtttctctgtgtagttttggtgcctatcctggatcttgctctgtagaccaggccggcctcgaactcacagagatccacctggctctgcctctggagtgctgggattgaaggcatgtgccaccaccgcctgataGTATCTGTTCTTATCTTAAACAGTCTAGAATGATTTGGGAGTCTATTTTAGCATATCATTCCTGGCTTAAAAGTCAAAACTCATGCCAGgtttcttcaaaacaaacaaacactctcTATGTAGAGAAAGATAAATATAAGAGAAAGAGTGTACCACAAACCTAAGGTCAAATCCTGCTGTCATGCAGTATTTTCCCCAAAGACGTCCCAGAAAACTACTCCCCATGCCTGTGAATGGCTCCCTGGGCAGTATGGTGAGCAGACTGTAAGTAACAGCCAGCCAGTAAATGCCTAAGAGTCTCTGTAGGTGGGAATGGGAGCCCTTAGGTCTAAAGGACCCAGGGACTTACTAAGCATCACCAGAAGAGGCTAAGAAAGCAACTCTATTTGTTATCTGTTAGCTATACACTGGCCAAGTCACTGAACTTAGCCTTACTTTTGGTGTTTGTGAGATTAGTAAGTATATGGCACTGGGCCAGACACAGTAGTCCTTTCTAAATCATAGCTAACAATCTTATTATTGGGAACCACACTAGGAAAATGCAGAGAAAGTATGTATTTCCGTCCTCATTTAGTACACACACAAAGATCCAAAAGTGTGAGAATAAATTAGTACAGCTGACATAGGAGACAACTTGACTCCCCCCTCGcccccctgcccccacaccccctCTCTTTtaattgagacagagtttctctgtgtagccctagttgtcctggaactctctatgtagatcaggctggccttgaactcagagatttgcctgcctctgccccataagagctgggactaaaggtgtgtaccacttaCGCTTAGCTTAATTTAACAATTTctatcaaaaatttaaaacattttagaaattaaaaaaatcagtaaattatGTAATCCACTAGTCTCATTTATAGGAGTTATCCTACAAAAGTACTAGCACATGTGAAAAATGACACAATATGTATAGATACTCAAGATGAGAATCAACCCGAGTATTCACTTTGAAGAAGAAGGGCTGAGGCTATACTGTACCGGTGAGTCATCCGTGAGGTGCTGATCACCAGGCTGCAGTAAAATGAAGATTTAGCAGAAGACTCTGCATTTCTAACCAATTCTTAGAAGACAGATGCCAGTGTTACCACACTTCAAGTCACtctgaaagccaggtgtggctgtaaatgcctgcaatcccagcactcaggaggctgaggaaggagactaTTTAAGAGCAGGTTGGGTTGCACAGCATCACCCTGGTAATGATCTAGACTACAGGTTCCAATCCCCAGAAACCCATGCAAATAAATGTGGGGTGGGAATGGTGGCCCACATGTAATtgcagcctcagaaggcagagacatggGATCCCAGAGTAAACTGGCTGGTAAGACTAGCCATATCGTCCAGCTGTGTGTTTGACTGAAAGATCCTGCCTTGATGCATAATGTGGGAGAGCAATTGAAGATGATTCCCCACATCAACCTCAGGTttccacatgcacaagcacacttgtacacacatactcacaatgTGTACTTACACGTGCCAaaaaatgcatatacacatatgcatgaaaaaatggaaaaaattaaagtTCAATGGAAGTATAGCTATGCTTCCAGCCACTAGGTTTACATACCTTTGCTGAAATTGCCAATGTGCAGGCAATACCCAAATCTCCACTTCCAACCACAgtaattttattgtgtattttattCTCATGATTTGTCCAGCCCCTTGAATTTATGTCTGAGACACctaaaggggagaaagaaaaaaaaagatcatcctgagaattaaaaagtaatattaaaaaaaaaaaacttttcacatTTTATGAGCTTGGTGAGGTGGCAtatatttataatcccagcactcaagaagttgaggtaggattgcaagttcaagactagcctgaacCACACAGTATGACCTTGTTCCCCTGTCCCCCTCCCTCCAAAAAACTCTTTCTAGcatcttcttaaaaataaaacaaacttcaaAAGCTCGGACAGAGATTCTatagattaattaaaaaacaaaacaaaaacaaaaaaaccaaccaacttgCTGAACTAACGAGGACAAGGACAGGAGCCTGGAACTAAGCATGGCAGCTCACTCCTGCAAGGCTGGCAACCAGGAGACCGAGGCAGTGCCTGGGTCACACAGTGACACCTAGGGAGCAGGAGATGTAAGAGGGGGAGGCCGGGCACttctgtgcatgcctgtaatcccagcaactgtgaggaggcagaaaggtcaggagttcagggtGATCTTCAGCTATAcagtgtttgaggccagtcagaaTTACCTGAGATCCGGACTCAGACTAAAACATTGCACTCCCCCGCCCCAAGAAAAACAGTGTCTTATATTGAATGTTGTTTTACATAGAGGTTCTCCTTTTTAAAGACAgtattataaacatttaaaactttttatttggggctggagagatggctcagtggttaagagaacaggttgctctcccagaagacctggattcaattcccagcacccacatggcagctcacaattttctataattctagttccaggggatgcaacaccctcacacagaaatacatgcaagcaaaacaccaatgcacataaaaaataaaaaggaatcattaaaaaaagagTGGGAGAGTACAAGGGAAGGGTTCAGGGTGAACAGGATAGAAATATATTGTGCacatgtatggaaatgtcatCCTGAAACCTACTATTACACATAATTGTTATATGCTAGTaaaagactgaggaagacactcaacattgacCTTGGACCCCAACATTCACAAAAATCCTACTGAAAATTTCTAGGCATGAATATTTGGTTTTATCCCCAATAAGAAACTCAGACTTATACACTTCTGGTCCCATATACTGAATAAGCCAAAAAGCTACAGAAACATGTAATGATAAAGGTTTGGATACTTAATTTATGAGGGGCTCTGAACAAAGCAAGAACTATTTTATCCATCTATGTAAGAgtgacatttttacattttaacaaACCTTAATTGGAACTATATGGCAACCTTATGACTGATGTAGAGGAATTtttattaaacatatatatatatatatatatacatacacacacacacacacacacacacacatacacctacacattCATATACTTATTTACTGAATTTAAGTAGCAAAGAGTGTGGAACACTAGTGAGAAATTCTAACTTCTCAACTGTTAAGGTGATCTGACTTAGAATACAAACCTTCTGTGATTTTTGCAATATAGGCTAGCAAGTCAACCTGCTGCGCTTCATTGGATGATGGCACCGAATAAAGAGGAAGTTCCTCTTGAAACTTGGCAATCATTTCTTTGATTAATCCAACAATGACAGATTTAGGCTGAAGAATACAGGCAAAGGGAAAAGTTACACACCATTTTTTCTAAAGAACACTAGTTTGATACTGTCAGTCAGTCAAGGTGACCCTTGAACAATGTGCAGTTGAAAACTTACATTACTGACTCCCCCAGACTTCCTACTGAGAGCCTGTTCTTCATCTTCAGTATAATCCCTGCCTGTTTCCTTTCTtcatcagtgctgggaactgaactctcaGCCTTGTGTGcactaggcaagtactttacacCGAGTTACACGCTCAGCCTTGGAGACCATACCaattaacaaaaataacacaTGCTTTGTATGCTATATCTGCTATATAGTGAAAAACGCATGGCAGACATTCCATGTCATCTTTTAGTATTacacagaattttaaataatCAGAGAACCATGAGAAACCTCACatgatggaaacagaaggaaaccTCAATGGTATAATACTCCACATGGTACAGCTCACTTTATGCAGTTTTAATACTGTATGTTTGTCACATTGTTGTTACATGTAATGATACCATgcgtgatttatttatttattgattgattgattgatttttttggtttttcgagacagggtttctctgtgtagccctggctgtcctggaactcactctgtagaccaggctagccttgaactcacagagatctgcctgtctgcctgtatctgcctcccaagtgctggtatcaaaggtgtgcaccaccacaaccatgtGCGATCTTTGAGCATCAGAGTACATTTGTGTGGATGAACAcatacaagcttttttttttttttttttttttttttttttttggtttttcaagagagggtttctctgtgtagttttggtgcctgtcctggatctcgctttgtagaccaggctggcctcagactcacagagatctgcctggctctgcctcccaagtgctgggattaaaggtatgagccaccactgcccggctacatacaagctttttattttttagggttttgtgttttattttggagGAGTTCTGAGTCTACTATTTGTTTCTAAGGTCTTGAactttgtagtccaggatggcttagaacttgctgtgtatagctcaggctggctcaaacCTCTAATTGTGGTGCGTCAGTCTCCTTGGTGCTAGAATTGTAAGTGTTAACTACACTTGGCTCTCTAAGTTTGATagattttaactttttataaCAGATTGATGTAGACTTTCTGGTAGCAATAGTTAAATACATTGcctttttattttacacatttatGATTTAACCTTTTCTTCAAACCCACGTTGTCAAAGGTGAACTATATTCACTTATGTTTTCATGTTTCTAAACCACCACACAAAATTCCTTTaactattttaatatatatttttttttttttggttttggttttggttttttgagacagggtttctctatgtagccttggctgtcctgaaactagctctgtagaccaggaactcacagagacccatctgcctctgcctcctgagtgctgggattagaggcatgaaataccactgcctggcttgttttaaCATTCTTAACTGAAAAGTACAAACAAATTCTATCATACAGTAAGTAGCTTCCCTTGAGAACTCATGGAAAATATTCTACCTGTACAATACAAGGAGGAAAATGCTAAACCAACATCTTCCAAATGTAGGAAAACAGGATAAACACACTTTGTAGCAGAATACACAGGgttaaaacttttaattttgaaGTCACTTCAGATTAATAGAGAAGCTGCAAAAATAGCATATATCTGCCATCCAGGCTGGTAAACAACATTCTATCCCTATGTCTATTTCCTAAAGCATGTAAAAACAAACTATAGACAGAAGTCCTTTATCTCTAAAACTTTTACTGTGTGTTTCCTTACAAAAGaaggaaaggctggagagatggctcagaagttagagcactggctactcttgcagaggactggggtttatccaactgcctataactccagttccaggggatctgatgcctagttctggcttccatgggcatcaGGTACACATGTgattcacatacatatattcaggtAAACATTAATGTACATAAAAGAAatcctttttaaatgatttattttgtttttattttatgtgcattggtgttttgctttcatgtatgtttgtgttaAGGGTGTCGGATGCCCTTGAACTGGAGttttaggcagttgtgagctgccatgtgggtgctgggaatttaaccgggatcctttggaagagcagccagtgcttttaaccactcagTCATTTCTCCTGCCCTCATAAATCTTAAAGAGAAGATCCTGAAACAGGGCACagatatcaaaatatattttgaagatagctttaaaaaaatggtaaCGTAGGTAattcaaaaaagaagaaacagggctgaggagaaggctcaGTAAATAAGGTGCCTGCAATGCAagaatggggacctgagttcagatccctagcaacTATTGAAAAGCTAATGTGACAGTGTGTGGATCCTAGAGAAGGAGGATCCCGAGAGCTTGATGGCAGGCTTGTCTAGCCAATCAGAAAACTCTGGGTTcagtgtgagacactgtctcaaaacaaacaaacaaacaaatgaacaaagaaggGTCAGTGCAATGGctaagcaggtaaaggtgcttgctgctgagcttgacaacctgagtctgatctTTGGAGCTCACATGATAAAAAACTGAGTtccataaattgtcctctgacttccacacacatgccatgtcacatatgcatgcatatgcacacacacaaacacatgcaataatgcataaaattaattttttttttttaagtaactgaATGCCAGGCTGGAGTGTAATGAGCAACGCCTGAGGTTCAACCCTTAGCACTGAAAAACGAAAACCTTCACGAGGCCTGGAGTGCAGAACCATAATCACAACTGTTTCAGAGAGtgaggcagaagggtcacagTTCAAGGCCTGGCCAAGGCCAACGCGGACAAAACCTaggttcctctctctctcttatacacacacacacacacacacacacacacacacacacacacacaatcagttaAACAAAGCACATTACAGATCACATAGAGTGTGATGAACTTACACAAAGTTAAAAAGCAGGTAAAATTACACATATCTATATATAGCATAAGAATAATTAATAGGCAGGAACTAGGAAATAGAGTTCTAGTATTTTACTAATAGCTTTTTGTGTACCCCCTCAAGCGGCAAATGATAATGAAACAGGGAACAACATTGGCTGGCTCCCAGACCTGGAGAAGGCAGCTGTATAGGCTGATGTCATCAGTGTTTTGGGAACTTCAAAGACTTCAAGAGAGCTCAATTTCAAGCTATTTCTAAAGTTCACATGAAGAATGTAATTGAAAGATTatcccagtgtggtggtgcacgccttcgatcccagcacttgggaggcagaagcagcagatctctgagttcgaggtcagcctacatgatagaccctgactcaaaaacaaaacaataaataaataaggaaggaaggaaggaagatgcagTATGTTTACTTGTACTACCAAGATCAAAGATAaacattcagaaaacaaaacttaaagaaaatccAATTTGATCTTACATGGCTCCAGTTTTGGAGGTAGGGCAAGTATATTCTGCCTTTGGCATCCACATGTTTTCCAACTGAGATTTCCATGTTTGCAGTTGGCTTCAAGAAGCAAATGGGTGGAGCAAAAGGGTGAGAATCCAAAATCCAGAAGCGAATAGGTATGTTGTATGTATTACCTATTTGAGACAAATAAACAATCGTGACACATATGTAGGCATGTATAATGCAGCTAGATGGGATTTTAGGAATAGGTAGATAGGCACAGCGGTCAGAGCTTATAATTCTACCTAATgatgctgaggtaggaggattgtaaGTTCGAAGCCAGTCTAGACAtcaagaccctacctcaaaataaaaaaggggcTGAGATGTAGTTCAGCAGTAGAGGCTTTGCCCagtgtgtgtgaggccctgggttcagctcTAAGTactgaaataaaaggaagaaaaggtcgCCAAGCTTGTACACAAAGGACGAATGTAAACCATcctgcttttcattttctctgcaCTGGGCAGAGGGTCTGACCACAGCACCAGCATACCACAGTGAGACTGACAATGGCCAGCTTCTCAGTTCAGAAGCGACTGACAGGATGTGCTGTACCATAAGCTTGGGACACAGAATCTTTTCTGTGCAGTTTCCTTTGCTCACCCCAGGCTTCTCTACTGTAGCTTCTCTAGTTTTGTATTTATTCTACATGGAAATTATTTACTTTTCCCCAGCCTGCTTCTCTACTCCAGCGTAAATATCTACTGTGGActctctctcattcctttctACATCCCCAGCATCAGGTATTATGCCTAATATATTAGCTGCTATTAAATCTGTCATATAAATAAGAAtggacaaacaaatgaaaaagaataaatgaaccaACTGTAGTCAGATACTTGCTCTCAAGCAGCTCAATAATTACAGGTACTATGAACCATAAACTGAGCTAGATACACGGAACTTAGAAGAGAAGCTAAGTCACCTTTTCTTAGTGACCCTTAAATCCTAACGTATGTCAGCCTGACTCCATGAAACTGAAACCGTGCAGGTTCCTGGAGCTTAGAGTGGGGTAGGGCCAAAATGCTCTGCATTTGCAACAGCCCAACAGACC includes:
- the Uevld gene encoding ubiquitin-conjugating enzyme E2 variant 3 isoform X3 — encoded protein: MEFDCEGVRRLLGKYKFRDLTVEELKNVNAFFPHFRYSMDTYVFKDTSQKDLLNFTGTIPVMYQGNTYNIPIRFWILDSHPFAPPICFLKPTANMEISVGKHVDAKGRIYLPYLQNWSHPKSVIVGLIKEMIAKFQEELPLYSVPSSNEAQQVDLLAYIAKITEGVSDINSRGWTNHENKIHNKITVVGSGDLGIACTLAISAKGIADKLILLDLSDGTNQGTMDLDIFNLPNVEISKGGDLHSQLFGWFRVLPACRAKQRGHVQSSCPSSGTL